In Amycolatopsis sp. EV170708-02-1, the following are encoded in one genomic region:
- a CDS encoding arginine deiminase encodes MIDETTPPRVDSEVGPLRAVLLHRPGNELKRLTPRNNDQLLFDSIPWVDRAQEEHDAFAEVLRGRGVEVLLLADALRTALSDTRAHAAGVHAAVDERRLGPDLADSLRSHLSSVAPATLAEVLMAGMTFEELPAAEGASLVRLMNHPNDFAVDPLPNLLFTRDSSAWIGDRVAVSSLTMPARVRETAVLDLIYAYHPWFRHAARAYGAHSAPIEGGDVMLLSPGVLAIGVGERTTAAGAESLARSVFADGIAHTVLAVPIQQTRATMHLDTVCTMVAADAVVMYPLSRDSLTAFTMRPTDDGSVKVEGPAPFLTAAAEAMGIDRLRVIDTGLDPVTAEREQWDDGNNTLALAPGVVVGYERNVETNARLAEAGIEVLAITGSELGSGRGGPRCMSCPIRRESI; translated from the coding sequence GTGATTGACGAGACGACTCCACCCCGAGTTGACAGCGAAGTCGGCCCCCTGCGTGCGGTGCTGCTGCACAGGCCCGGCAACGAGCTCAAAAGGCTCACGCCTCGCAACAACGACCAGCTCCTGTTCGATTCCATCCCTTGGGTGGATCGCGCGCAGGAGGAGCACGACGCGTTCGCCGAGGTGCTGCGCGGCCGCGGTGTCGAGGTGCTGCTGCTGGCCGACGCGCTGCGCACGGCGCTCTCGGACACCCGTGCCCACGCGGCAGGCGTGCACGCGGCCGTCGACGAGCGGCGGCTCGGGCCCGACCTGGCCGATTCGCTCCGTTCCCACCTTTCGAGCGTGGCTCCGGCGACGCTGGCCGAGGTCCTGATGGCGGGTATGACCTTCGAGGAGCTGCCCGCCGCCGAGGGCGCCTCATTGGTCCGGCTGATGAACCATCCGAACGACTTCGCCGTCGACCCGCTGCCGAACCTGCTGTTCACGCGTGACTCGTCGGCGTGGATCGGCGACCGGGTGGCGGTCTCCTCGCTCACCATGCCCGCGCGCGTCCGCGAGACCGCGGTGCTGGACCTCATCTACGCCTACCACCCCTGGTTCCGCCACGCCGCCCGCGCGTACGGCGCGCATTCGGCGCCGATCGAGGGCGGCGACGTCATGCTGCTCTCGCCGGGCGTCCTCGCCATCGGCGTCGGCGAGCGGACCACCGCGGCGGGCGCGGAATCCCTCGCCCGGTCGGTGTTCGCCGACGGGATCGCGCACACCGTGCTCGCCGTCCCGATCCAGCAGACCCGCGCGACCATGCATCTCGACACCGTCTGCACGATGGTCGCGGCCGACGCCGTCGTCATGTATCCGCTTTCCCGTGATTCCTTGACCGCTTTCACCATGCGGCCGACCGACGACGGTTCCGTGAAGGTGGAAGGCCCTGCCCCATTCCTCACCGCGGCCGCCGAAGCGATGGGAATCGATCGGCTCCGGGTCATCGACACCGGCCTCGATCCGGTCACCGCCGAACGCGAGCAATGGGACGACGGGAACAACACCCTCGCCCTCGCGCCGGGCGTGGTCGTCGGATACGAGCGTAATGTGGAAACCAACGCGCGCCTGGCGGAAGCCGGTATCGAGGTACTCGCCATCACCGGCTCCGAGCTGGGCTCCGGCCGCGGCGGCCCCCGCTGCATGTCGTGCCCGATCCGCCGCGAAAGCATCTGA
- a CDS encoding ferritin, translating to MALTKKKQPRSKFYELLQAQIHNEFNASQQYIALAVWFDAEDLPQLAKHFYKQSVEERNHAMALVQYMLDTDHHVEIPGTGDVRNDFSDVRELIELALQQEKDVATDIQQLAKAARAEEDYIGEQFTQWFLKEQVEEISQMSTLLNIVKRADGNLFEVENHLHRESVGDGGADSGMPPVAGGAL from the coding sequence ATGGCCCTCACCAAGAAGAAGCAACCGCGCTCGAAGTTCTACGAACTGCTGCAGGCGCAGATCCACAACGAGTTCAACGCCTCCCAGCAGTACATCGCGCTGGCGGTCTGGTTCGACGCCGAGGACCTTCCGCAGCTCGCGAAGCACTTCTACAAGCAGTCCGTCGAGGAGCGGAACCACGCGATGGCGCTCGTCCAGTACATGCTGGACACCGACCACCACGTGGAGATCCCCGGCACCGGCGACGTGCGCAACGACTTCTCCGACGTCCGTGAGCTCATCGAGCTCGCGCTGCAGCAGGAGAAGGACGTGGCGACCGACATCCAGCAGCTGGCCAAGGCCGCCCGCGCCGAAGAGGACTACATCGGCGAGCAGTTCACGCAGTGGTTCCTCAAGGAGCAGGTCGAGGAGATCTCCCAGATGTCCACCCTGCTCAACATCGTCAAACGTGCCGACGGCAACCTGTTCGAGGTGGAGAACCACCTGCACCGCGAGTCCGTCGGTGACGGCGGCGCCGACTCGGGGATGCCCCCGGTCGCGGGCGGCGCGCTCTGA
- a CDS encoding SigE family RNA polymerase sigma factor, with amino-acid sequence MPGELIDFGDFVRASLPGLLRYGHALTGNPHDAADLVQTVLEKIGSRWSYVQHKTGDPMAYIRRSMANAHISRWRRTKRESLVADLPDVRPYSPADPFEHEPLWQALRALPPRQRAVMVLRYYEGLSEAEIADSLGVSQGTVKSQASKAIASLRTKLALSEPKDEGREAG; translated from the coding sequence GTGCCTGGTGAGCTCATCGACTTCGGCGACTTCGTGCGGGCCAGCCTGCCGGGGTTGCTGAGGTACGGGCACGCCCTCACCGGGAATCCGCACGACGCCGCCGACCTGGTCCAGACCGTCCTGGAGAAGATCGGTTCCCGCTGGTCGTACGTCCAGCACAAGACCGGCGACCCGATGGCCTACATCCGCCGTTCGATGGCCAACGCGCATATCAGCCGCTGGCGCCGGACCAAACGCGAGAGCCTCGTCGCCGACCTGCCGGACGTCCGGCCGTACAGTCCGGCCGATCCGTTCGAGCACGAGCCGCTGTGGCAGGCGTTACGCGCGTTGCCGCCGAGGCAACGAGCGGTGATGGTCCTGCGTTACTACGAAGGGCTGTCCGAAGCGGAGATCGCGGATTCGCTCGGTGTCAGCCAGGGCACCGTCAAAAGCCAGGCGAGCAAGGCGATCGCGTCGCTGCGGACGAAGCTGGCGTTGTCCGAGCCCAAGGACGAAGGGAGGGAAGCGGGATGA
- a CDS encoding DUF952 domain-containing protein produces the protein MILHICGKDEWAAVPAGGVYTAASLESDGFIHCSDPGTAHIPANAVFPGRTDLVLLEIDPALVGAPVVWEDGDPPHPAGIQFPHVYGPIPRNAVVAVHEFPVQGDGSFRIPESVSQR, from the coding sequence GTGATCCTCCATATCTGCGGCAAGGACGAGTGGGCGGCGGTGCCCGCCGGCGGCGTCTACACCGCCGCGTCGCTCGAATCCGACGGCTTCATCCACTGCTCGGACCCGGGAACCGCGCATATCCCGGCCAACGCCGTGTTCCCCGGCCGCACCGATCTGGTGCTGCTGGAGATCGACCCGGCGCTCGTCGGCGCGCCCGTCGTCTGGGAGGACGGGGACCCGCCGCATCCGGCCGGTATCCAGTTCCCCCACGTGTACGGGCCGATACCCCGTAACGCCGTGGTGGCCGTACACGAATTCCCTGTTCAGGGGGACGGTTCGTTCAGAATTCCCGAGTCCGTGTCGCAACGTTGA
- a CDS encoding DUF5926 family protein, whose protein sequence is MGKGSRKKGPKTTSDRKPKVRDVFVGQPFEGLAAETELIALREFVPSATAALTLGSGEKVTLGTVLPMAAAAFVRSDGERYIGMQVQTRSSDISRDLGRALQWVLEAKEGDVLSVPDTTTPPAADEKARLQDLLDTNVELDVTLYNDFAWWLPEDADASGDVALSLERANAAIMPTERLGAGAYWVLAGEKAHLRWVRPEPENLLLQALARLSAAGELGLGEGSRYAGSFRAHGLLVPVWDLDPEAHAREWADAKDQLGARLEAALKSLDTEPLNAAERRSRDGLIGRQLTIR, encoded by the coding sequence CTTCGTCGGCCAGCCCTTCGAGGGGCTCGCGGCGGAGACCGAGCTGATCGCGCTGCGCGAGTTCGTCCCGTCGGCGACGGCGGCGCTCACGCTGGGCTCCGGCGAAAAGGTCACCCTCGGCACGGTGCTGCCGATGGCGGCGGCCGCGTTCGTCCGGTCCGACGGCGAGCGCTACATCGGGATGCAGGTGCAGACCCGGTCCTCCGACATCAGCCGCGACCTCGGGCGCGCGCTCCAGTGGGTGCTGGAGGCCAAGGAGGGTGACGTGCTGTCCGTGCCGGACACCACGACGCCGCCCGCCGCCGACGAGAAGGCCCGCCTGCAGGACCTGCTCGACACGAACGTCGAACTCGACGTGACGCTCTACAACGACTTCGCCTGGTGGCTGCCCGAGGACGCCGACGCGAGCGGAGACGTCGCGCTGTCCCTCGAGCGCGCGAACGCGGCGATCATGCCGACCGAACGCCTCGGTGCGGGCGCGTACTGGGTGCTCGCCGGCGAGAAGGCGCACCTGCGCTGGGTCCGCCCGGAGCCGGAGAACCTGCTGCTGCAAGCGCTTGCGCGGCTGTCCGCGGCCGGTGAGCTCGGCCTCGGCGAGGGCTCCCGCTACGCCGGTTCGTTCCGCGCGCACGGGCTGCTCGTCCCGGTGTGGGACCTCGACCCTGAGGCCCACGCCCGCGAGTGGGCCGACGCGAAGGATCAGCTCGGCGCCCGGCTCGAGGCCGCGCTGAAGTCCCTCGACACCGAGCCGCTCAACGCCGCCGAGCGCCGCTCGCGCGACGGCCTCATCGGCCGCCAGCTCACCATCCGCTGA